A window of Rhinatrema bivittatum chromosome 2, aRhiBiv1.1, whole genome shotgun sequence contains these coding sequences:
- the LOC115085954 gene encoding oocyte zinc finger protein XlCOF6-like isoform X3, with translation MRENYRSLLSLGRGFLTVTPEIISLIERGEEPYIRDELGSEERETGKSSCSENKESIKSNAKTHHRELGENLKVKRMLEERDDTSSCSDWGRNFRNQYNSENKSNNSTLFEQNVSNISHTGEEQTIYSAESRCLCDICGIFLSEAVTLKSYQSSNTEERTSTNTDYEKTFSPKGELQRKKKIHTVERLFTSSESGKCCSRKGDEFQSLKSYDGKRNVLFNKYALCLFQKADLTTHQKIHIDERQTCSETLTHDKPYSCSECGKSFKDKSYFTEYKKTHTSETPSCSKYGKSCNDKLHLAAHQKILSNEQPFSCSECGKSFTNKWNLSTHLKRHTGDKPFFCSECGKNFKDKWNLKIHQNIHTGEKPFSCSECGKSFNAKGSLALHQNIHTGEKPFSCSQCGKSFNRKGHLTSHEKIHTSEKPFSCSQCGKSFRCKKSLAAHQKIHTDAKPFLCSECGKSFSRKISLTTHQNFHRGERPFTCTECGKGFTGKASFLRHQKIHINERPFSCSECDKSFKERWRLSAHLNIHTGEKPFSCSACGKSFRMKFDLILHQKTHSSEIPCLCTECGKSFKDKFCLRLHQKIHRGERPFLCHECGKCFRHKVTLTRHKKTHTDERPFSCTECGKSFKLKVTLTTHQKIHIAGKPFSCSECGKSFKQKINLTNHQKIHKFEGQNQFSCSICGKSFILKQRLTAHQKIHTDEKSFSCPVCGKSFRQKIGLTIHQQIHTGEKPFSCSECGKSFRYKKNFIYHQTIHSSEKPFSCSVCEKSFRHKERLKAHLNLHTGKKHFHVLAVIKASCRSILL, from the exons ATGAGGGAGAATTATCGGAGCCTGCTCTCACTGG GAAGAGGCTTTCTGACTGTCACCCCTGAAATTATCTCCCTCATTGAACGAGGGGAGGAGCCATACATCAGGGATGagctgggatcagaggaaagagaaactgggaaaagcagctgctcag AAAATAAAGAATCTATAAAGAGTAATGCAAAGACACATCACAGGGAGCTTGGTGAAAATTTGAAAGTGAAAAGGATGTTAGAGGAAAGAGATGATACTTCTTCGTGTTCTGACTGGGGAAGAAATTTCAGAAATCAATACAACTCAGAAAATAAGTCAAATAATTCTACTCTGTTTGAGCAAAATGTCAGTAATATCTCTCACACAGGGGAAGAGCAGACAATTTACTCAGCAGAATCAAGATGTTTATGTGATATATGTGGGATATTCCTCAGCGAAGCTGTAACTCTGAAATCATATCAGAGCTCTAATACGGAAGAGAGAACATCTACAAATACAGATTATGAGAAAACTTTCAGTCCGAAGGGAGAATtacagagaaaaaagaaaatacacacAGTAGAGAGGCTTTTTACCTCTTCTGAATCTGGCAAATGTTGCAGTAGAAAAGGAGATGAATTCCAATCCCTTAAAAGTTATGATGGAAAgagaaatgttttatttaataaatatgctTTATGTCTTTTTCAAAAGGCTGACCTGACAAcgcatcagaaaatccacataGATGAAAGGCAAACCTGTTCAGAAACACTAACCCATGACAAACCATATTCGtgttctgagtgtggtaaaagcttcaaagATAAAAGTTATTTCACAGAGTACAAGAAAACCCACACTAGTGAGACACCTTCATGTTCAAAATATGGTAAAAGCTGCAATGATAAATTGCATCTTGCAGCACACCAGAAAATCCTCAGTAATGAGCaaccattttcatgttctgaatgtggtaaaagcttcaccAATAAATGGAATCTCTCAACCCACCTGAAAAGACACACTGGAGATAAACCATTTTTCtgttctgagtgtggtaaaaaCTTCAAAGATAAATGGAATCTCAAAATACACCAGAACATCCACACAGGAGAAAAGCCATTTTcatgttctgagtgtggtaaaagcttcaacgCTAAAGGGAGTCTCGCATTACACCAGAACATCCACACTGGTGAAAAACCATTTTCATGTTCtcagtgtggtaaaagtttcaacCGTAAAGGGCATCTCACTTCACATGAGAAAATCCACACTAGTGAGAAACCATTTTCATGTTCTCAGTGTGGAAAAAGCTTCAGATGTAAGAAAAGTCTTGCAgcccaccagaaaatccacacagatgCAAAACCATTTTTATGTTCTGAGTGTGGAAAAAGCTTCAGCCGTAAGATAAGCCTTACAACACACCAGAATTTCCATAGGGGGGAaagaccatttacatgtactgagtgtggtaaaggaTTTACAGGAAAGGCATCATTCCTGagacaccagaaaatccacattaATGAGAGACCATTTTcttgttctgaatgtgataaaagcttcaaagAGAGATGGCGTCTCTCAGCACATCTAAATATCCatactggtgagaaaccattttcatgttctgcatgtggtaaaagctttaggaTGAAATTTGATCTCATACTGCATCAGAAAACCCACAGTAGTGAAATACCATGTttatgtactgaatgtggtaaaagcttcaaggATAAATTCTGCCTCAGATTACATCAGAAAATCCACAGAGGTGAGAGACCATTTTTATGTCATGAATGTGGTAAATGCTTTAGGCATAAGGTGACTCTCACAAGACATAAGAAAACACATACAGatgagagaccattttcatgtacagaatgtggtaaaagtttcaagTTGAAGGTAACCCTCACAACACACCAAAAAATTCACATTGCTGGAAAACCTTTTTcatgttctgagtgtggtaaaagcttcaagcAAAAGATAAACTTAACaaaccaccagaaaatccacaagtTTGAGGGGCAAAATCAATTTTCATGTTCTAtttgtggtaaaagcttcatCCTGAAACAGCGTCTCACAGCTCACCAAAAAATTCACACTGATGAAAAATCATTTTCATGCCCTgtgtgtggtaaaagcttcaggcaGAAGATAGGTCTCACGATCCACCAGcaaatccacacaggtgagaaaccattttcGTGTTCTGAGTGCGGTAAAAGTTTCAGGTATAAGAAAAATTTTATATATCACCAGACAATCCACTCTAGTGAGAAGCCCTTTTCATGTTCTGTATGTGAGAAAAGCTTCAGGCATAAGGAAAGGCTCAAAGCACACCTGAATCTTCACACTGGTAAGAAACATTTTCATGTACTGgctgtgataaaagcttcatgCAGAAGCATACTCTTGTAG
- the LOC115085954 gene encoding oocyte zinc finger protein XlCOF6-like isoform X2, whose protein sequence is MPAGASAQVPVTFEDIAIRFSQEEWEDLEEQQKELYKEVMRENYRSLLSLGRGFLTVTPEIISLIERGEEPYIRDELGSEERETGKSSCSENKESIKSNAKTHHRELGENLKVKRMLEERDDTSSCSDWGRNFRNQYNSENKSNNSTLFEQNVSNISHTGEEQTIYSAESRCLCDICGIFLSEAVTLKSYQSSNTEERTSTNTDYEKTFSPKGELQRKKKIHTVERLFTSSESGKCCSRKGDEFQSLKSYDGKRNVLFNKYALCLFQKADLTTHQKIHIDERQTCSETLTHDKPYSCSECGKSFKDKSYFTEYKKTHTSETPSCSKYGKSCNDKLHLAAHQKILSNEQPFSCSECGKSFTNKWNLSTHLKRHTGDKPFFCSECGKNFKDKWNLKIHQNIHTGEKPFSCSECGKSFNAKGSLALHQNIHTGEKPFSCSQCGKSFNRKGHLTSHEKIHTSEKPFSCSQCGKSFRCKKSLAAHQKIHTDAKPFLCSECGKSFSRKISLTTHQNFHRGERPFTCTECGKGFTGKASFLRHQKIHINERPFSCSECDKSFKERWRLSAHLNIHTGEKPFSCSACGKSFRMKFDLILHQKTHSSEIPCLCTECGKSFKDKFCLRLHQKIHRGERPFLCHECGKCFRHKVTLTRHKKTHTDERPFSCTECGKSFKLKVTLTTHQKIHIAGKPFSCSECGKSFKQKINLTNHQKIHKFEGQNQFSCSICGKSFILKQRLTAHQKIHTDEKSFSCPVCGKSFRQKIGLTIHQQIHTECLQIYMHKVTFVYYGRMSGGRGILDHTHVHKSALKILPQVCRGKKVLADF, encoded by the exons atgcctgcaggagcttctgctcag gtcccagtaacCTTTGAGGACATCGCCATCcgtttctcccaggaggagtgggaggatttagaagaacagcagaaggagctttacaaggaaGTGATGAGGGAGAATTATCGGAGCCTGCTCTCACTGG GAAGAGGCTTTCTGACTGTCACCCCTGAAATTATCTCCCTCATTGAACGAGGGGAGGAGCCATACATCAGGGATGagctgggatcagaggaaagagaaactgggaaaagcagctgctcag AAAATAAAGAATCTATAAAGAGTAATGCAAAGACACATCACAGGGAGCTTGGTGAAAATTTGAAAGTGAAAAGGATGTTAGAGGAAAGAGATGATACTTCTTCGTGTTCTGACTGGGGAAGAAATTTCAGAAATCAATACAACTCAGAAAATAAGTCAAATAATTCTACTCTGTTTGAGCAAAATGTCAGTAATATCTCTCACACAGGGGAAGAGCAGACAATTTACTCAGCAGAATCAAGATGTTTATGTGATATATGTGGGATATTCCTCAGCGAAGCTGTAACTCTGAAATCATATCAGAGCTCTAATACGGAAGAGAGAACATCTACAAATACAGATTATGAGAAAACTTTCAGTCCGAAGGGAGAATtacagagaaaaaagaaaatacacacAGTAGAGAGGCTTTTTACCTCTTCTGAATCTGGCAAATGTTGCAGTAGAAAAGGAGATGAATTCCAATCCCTTAAAAGTTATGATGGAAAgagaaatgttttatttaataaatatgctTTATGTCTTTTTCAAAAGGCTGACCTGACAAcgcatcagaaaatccacataGATGAAAGGCAAACCTGTTCAGAAACACTAACCCATGACAAACCATATTCGtgttctgagtgtggtaaaagcttcaaagATAAAAGTTATTTCACAGAGTACAAGAAAACCCACACTAGTGAGACACCTTCATGTTCAAAATATGGTAAAAGCTGCAATGATAAATTGCATCTTGCAGCACACCAGAAAATCCTCAGTAATGAGCaaccattttcatgttctgaatgtggtaaaagcttcaccAATAAATGGAATCTCTCAACCCACCTGAAAAGACACACTGGAGATAAACCATTTTTCtgttctgagtgtggtaaaaaCTTCAAAGATAAATGGAATCTCAAAATACACCAGAACATCCACACAGGAGAAAAGCCATTTTcatgttctgagtgtggtaaaagcttcaacgCTAAAGGGAGTCTCGCATTACACCAGAACATCCACACTGGTGAAAAACCATTTTCATGTTCtcagtgtggtaaaagtttcaacCGTAAAGGGCATCTCACTTCACATGAGAAAATCCACACTAGTGAGAAACCATTTTCATGTTCTCAGTGTGGAAAAAGCTTCAGATGTAAGAAAAGTCTTGCAgcccaccagaaaatccacacagatgCAAAACCATTTTTATGTTCTGAGTGTGGAAAAAGCTTCAGCCGTAAGATAAGCCTTACAACACACCAGAATTTCCATAGGGGGGAaagaccatttacatgtactgagtgtggtaaaggaTTTACAGGAAAGGCATCATTCCTGagacaccagaaaatccacattaATGAGAGACCATTTTcttgttctgaatgtgataaaagcttcaaagAGAGATGGCGTCTCTCAGCACATCTAAATATCCatactggtgagaaaccattttcatgttctgcatgtggtaaaagctttaggaTGAAATTTGATCTCATACTGCATCAGAAAACCCACAGTAGTGAAATACCATGTttatgtactgaatgtggtaaaagcttcaaggATAAATTCTGCCTCAGATTACATCAGAAAATCCACAGAGGTGAGAGACCATTTTTATGTCATGAATGTGGTAAATGCTTTAGGCATAAGGTGACTCTCACAAGACATAAGAAAACACATACAGatgagagaccattttcatgtacagaatgtggtaaaagtttcaagTTGAAGGTAACCCTCACAACACACCAAAAAATTCACATTGCTGGAAAACCTTTTTcatgttctgagtgtggtaaaagcttcaagcAAAAGATAAACTTAACaaaccaccagaaaatccacaagtTTGAGGGGCAAAATCAATTTTCATGTTCTAtttgtggtaaaagcttcatCCTGAAACAGCGTCTCACAGCTCACCAAAAAATTCACACTGATGAAAAATCATTTTCATGCCCTgtgtgtggtaaaagcttcaggcaGAAGATAGGTCTCACGATCCACCAGcaaatccacacag AATGCTTGCAAAtctacatgcacaaagttacatttGTTTACTATGGAAGGATGAGTGGAGGAAGAGGAATTCTGGACCACACCcatgtgcataaatctgctttgaaaattctgcctCAGGTTTGTAGGGGGAAAAAAGTACTTGCAGACTTTTAG
- the LOC115085954 gene encoding oocyte zinc finger protein XlCOF6-like isoform X1: MPAGASAQVPVTFEDIAIRFSQEEWEDLEEQQKELYKEVMRENYRSLLSLGRGFLTVTPEIISLIERGEEPYIRDELGSEERETGKSSCSENKESIKSNAKTHHRELGENLKVKRMLEERDDTSSCSDWGRNFRNQYNSENKSNNSTLFEQNVSNISHTGEEQTIYSAESRCLCDICGIFLSEAVTLKSYQSSNTEERTSTNTDYEKTFSPKGELQRKKKIHTVERLFTSSESGKCCSRKGDEFQSLKSYDGKRNVLFNKYALCLFQKADLTTHQKIHIDERQTCSETLTHDKPYSCSECGKSFKDKSYFTEYKKTHTSETPSCSKYGKSCNDKLHLAAHQKILSNEQPFSCSECGKSFTNKWNLSTHLKRHTGDKPFFCSECGKNFKDKWNLKIHQNIHTGEKPFSCSECGKSFNAKGSLALHQNIHTGEKPFSCSQCGKSFNRKGHLTSHEKIHTSEKPFSCSQCGKSFRCKKSLAAHQKIHTDAKPFLCSECGKSFSRKISLTTHQNFHRGERPFTCTECGKGFTGKASFLRHQKIHINERPFSCSECDKSFKERWRLSAHLNIHTGEKPFSCSACGKSFRMKFDLILHQKTHSSEIPCLCTECGKSFKDKFCLRLHQKIHRGERPFLCHECGKCFRHKVTLTRHKKTHTDERPFSCTECGKSFKLKVTLTTHQKIHIAGKPFSCSECGKSFKQKINLTNHQKIHKFEGQNQFSCSICGKSFILKQRLTAHQKIHTDEKSFSCPVCGKSFRQKIGLTIHQQIHTGEKPFSCSECGKSFRYKKNFIYHQTIHSSEKPFSCSVCEKSFRHKERLKAHLNLHTGKKHFHVLAVIKASCRSILL, from the exons atgcctgcaggagcttctgctcag gtcccagtaacCTTTGAGGACATCGCCATCcgtttctcccaggaggagtgggaggatttagaagaacagcagaaggagctttacaaggaaGTGATGAGGGAGAATTATCGGAGCCTGCTCTCACTGG GAAGAGGCTTTCTGACTGTCACCCCTGAAATTATCTCCCTCATTGAACGAGGGGAGGAGCCATACATCAGGGATGagctgggatcagaggaaagagaaactgggaaaagcagctgctcag AAAATAAAGAATCTATAAAGAGTAATGCAAAGACACATCACAGGGAGCTTGGTGAAAATTTGAAAGTGAAAAGGATGTTAGAGGAAAGAGATGATACTTCTTCGTGTTCTGACTGGGGAAGAAATTTCAGAAATCAATACAACTCAGAAAATAAGTCAAATAATTCTACTCTGTTTGAGCAAAATGTCAGTAATATCTCTCACACAGGGGAAGAGCAGACAATTTACTCAGCAGAATCAAGATGTTTATGTGATATATGTGGGATATTCCTCAGCGAAGCTGTAACTCTGAAATCATATCAGAGCTCTAATACGGAAGAGAGAACATCTACAAATACAGATTATGAGAAAACTTTCAGTCCGAAGGGAGAATtacagagaaaaaagaaaatacacacAGTAGAGAGGCTTTTTACCTCTTCTGAATCTGGCAAATGTTGCAGTAGAAAAGGAGATGAATTCCAATCCCTTAAAAGTTATGATGGAAAgagaaatgttttatttaataaatatgctTTATGTCTTTTTCAAAAGGCTGACCTGACAAcgcatcagaaaatccacataGATGAAAGGCAAACCTGTTCAGAAACACTAACCCATGACAAACCATATTCGtgttctgagtgtggtaaaagcttcaaagATAAAAGTTATTTCACAGAGTACAAGAAAACCCACACTAGTGAGACACCTTCATGTTCAAAATATGGTAAAAGCTGCAATGATAAATTGCATCTTGCAGCACACCAGAAAATCCTCAGTAATGAGCaaccattttcatgttctgaatgtggtaaaagcttcaccAATAAATGGAATCTCTCAACCCACCTGAAAAGACACACTGGAGATAAACCATTTTTCtgttctgagtgtggtaaaaaCTTCAAAGATAAATGGAATCTCAAAATACACCAGAACATCCACACAGGAGAAAAGCCATTTTcatgttctgagtgtggtaaaagcttcaacgCTAAAGGGAGTCTCGCATTACACCAGAACATCCACACTGGTGAAAAACCATTTTCATGTTCtcagtgtggtaaaagtttcaacCGTAAAGGGCATCTCACTTCACATGAGAAAATCCACACTAGTGAGAAACCATTTTCATGTTCTCAGTGTGGAAAAAGCTTCAGATGTAAGAAAAGTCTTGCAgcccaccagaaaatccacacagatgCAAAACCATTTTTATGTTCTGAGTGTGGAAAAAGCTTCAGCCGTAAGATAAGCCTTACAACACACCAGAATTTCCATAGGGGGGAaagaccatttacatgtactgagtgtggtaaaggaTTTACAGGAAAGGCATCATTCCTGagacaccagaaaatccacattaATGAGAGACCATTTTcttgttctgaatgtgataaaagcttcaaagAGAGATGGCGTCTCTCAGCACATCTAAATATCCatactggtgagaaaccattttcatgttctgcatgtggtaaaagctttaggaTGAAATTTGATCTCATACTGCATCAGAAAACCCACAGTAGTGAAATACCATGTttatgtactgaatgtggtaaaagcttcaaggATAAATTCTGCCTCAGATTACATCAGAAAATCCACAGAGGTGAGAGACCATTTTTATGTCATGAATGTGGTAAATGCTTTAGGCATAAGGTGACTCTCACAAGACATAAGAAAACACATACAGatgagagaccattttcatgtacagaatgtggtaaaagtttcaagTTGAAGGTAACCCTCACAACACACCAAAAAATTCACATTGCTGGAAAACCTTTTTcatgttctgagtgtggtaaaagcttcaagcAAAAGATAAACTTAACaaaccaccagaaaatccacaagtTTGAGGGGCAAAATCAATTTTCATGTTCTAtttgtggtaaaagcttcatCCTGAAACAGCGTCTCACAGCTCACCAAAAAATTCACACTGATGAAAAATCATTTTCATGCCCTgtgtgtggtaaaagcttcaggcaGAAGATAGGTCTCACGATCCACCAGcaaatccacacaggtgagaaaccattttcGTGTTCTGAGTGCGGTAAAAGTTTCAGGTATAAGAAAAATTTTATATATCACCAGACAATCCACTCTAGTGAGAAGCCCTTTTCATGTTCTGTATGTGAGAAAAGCTTCAGGCATAAGGAAAGGCTCAAAGCACACCTGAATCTTCACACTGGTAAGAAACATTTTCATGTACTGgctgtgataaaagcttcatgCAGAAGCATACTCTTGTAG